The nucleotide sequence ACTAACGCTTGCATGGCTTAACTTACAATTACGGTTTGAAAGCAATTTTGAGGAAGAGAAGCCTTTACAGCTAGTGGTAAAAACGGATGTTAAGGGATTAAAAATCAAACCGGCAAACGCTCAGGTAAGTAAACCGCTTAAGGACTGGTACAAGTATTGGAAAATTCCTGTTTGGGAAAGAGCAAAAATTCCGGTGGTGTTCTTTAAAGAAGACGCTATTGCCTTATTGATTAACGGCGACGTGGTTCGCCTTCATCGTTGCCCAGCGTCTTTTCAACTCACTGTGGTCTCTAGTTAAACCCGTGATATAGGGTGATGCGATTCAACGCTCTTTCCAGATAAAACCGCAACAAATACGGCAAGCCATTGCCAGGTGGCAATGTCTGAACGATTCAAATGGTCGTGAGTAGTACTGAGTCCTGGTTAAGCCGCTTGATAGCTGTTTTTACCAGAATGTTTAACTTTGTATAGCGCAGTATCAGCCCGATCGAAAATTGACGCTAGGTCGTCTCCTTCTCGAAACACTGCACCACCTAAACTACAAGACACATTCATTCTCGAAAGATAGGCAGATTGATTTATTGAAAGCTGAATTCGAGACGCCGCACAGGCCAATTGTTGCTGAGTTTGGCAATCTAATACCACACAAAATTCGTCTCCACCAAAGCGGAATGCTTCGTCTTCATCACGCAGCACATTGAGTAATTGATTCGCCACCGTGACCAAGACTGTGTCTCCCTCGCGGTGACCGAAGTTATCGTTAACTTGCTTAAAGTTATCCAGGTCAATAATCAATAACGCAAACGCTTCTTCATGACGCTGTGCCCAGCCTAACTGGCGAGTAAGCGCTTCATCGAAACCGCTGCGGTTGCCTAGCCCTGTTAGCATGTCTTTCGTTGCCATTTTTCGCATTCTACGAAAGCTAAGGGCGTGAGCGAGTTGTTGATTAAATATGCTATGTAACTGTGCTAATACGTTTTGCTGTGATAATGACAGGGAGCGAGTCATATAGTAATAGGCGCTGTGTTTCTCATCTGAGGATGAATCTGTCAGCGTGTCAGTATGCAAGGGGAGTTCAATCAGCACCGCTGAAATAGGAGCGTTACCGAACACCCAGCGAGAATCAAAATCCGACAGGCTAAAACCAGTGATAGGCATAAGCCCCGATAACTGGTTAAAGTAGAGGTTACTTAACTCATCAATCTCTAACGTTGACAATAATTGACTAACGAAGTTGGATAGTTCACTAATAGATAACCCTTGCCCTGCGCTAGCCGACGGGTAAAAGTTGTCATGTTGTGTGCTATCGTAGATAGTAGTTGAGAAATCCACAGGTTCGCCCCTTGTTGCAAAACGCTTTTAAAATGCAAAATTAATTTTGCGTCAAAGCCCTGACGGTTCTGTGTTAAAACAGTGGCAATCATTGCCGTTTTTGCACTAATTAAAGGGTGATTTGCAATCTGGATGCCAAGTATTCTTCGGGAGTGTAAATTTGGGTCACGGCTTCTTAAATATAATTGCGTTAATGCTTATTGCAGTATGCAGTGTGGCAGTGTTCAAACGTATGCAGCTCCCTCCCATTCTTGCTTATTTGTTTGCAGGCGTACTTGCCGGCCCCCAATTACTTGGCCTGTACTCCCATCCGCAAGAGATGCATCTTCTCGCAGAAGTGGGCATCGTCTTTTTACTTTTTTCTCTTGGTTTGGAATTTTCCCTCCCTAAGCTACTTGCCATGCGGTCATTGGTGTTTGGAGTTGGGTTTGGGCAAATGGCTTTAACCACAGGCGTGTTCACCCTAATCCCTTACTTATTTGGCATTCCCCTTAGTGCTGCTGTCATTATTGGCGGCGCGTTAGCATTAAGCTCTACCGCGATTGTGATTAAGCAAGCCAATGAAATGGGAATATTGAATAACCGTCGAACTCAGCTCGCTATCAGTATTCTATTGTTCCAAGATTTAGCCGTGGTGCCTTTTCTCATCGCCATTCCTTTACTCGCCCAAAGTGGCGAGAACAGTATTGCGCTGGCGCTAGGCGGCGCGCTACTTAAAGGTATTTTTGTGGTGGCCTTACTTATGTCTATTGGCAAATGGGTGTTGCCCTGGGTATTTCGAGAGGTGGCGAAAACGAGAACTGACGAGCTGTTTGTCCTAACCACTATTTTGATTGCGTTGCTGGCTGGCGGGCTCACCTACTACTTTGGCTTGTCTATGGCTTTGGGGGCTTTTTTAGCAGGTATGATGTTAGGCGAAAGCCAATACAAGTATCAATTGGAAGCTGATATACGGCCTTTTAGGGATATTCTCATGGGGCTGTTCTTTATTACCGTTGGTATGCAGCTTGACCTTACTGTGCTTTGGGATGAGCTCTTCACTATTGTCTTCGGCGTTATTGGGTTAATGGCGTGTAAGGTGGTACTGGTGCGAATTTGTGCCGCCATGGTAAAGAGCGATAGTTTAGATGCATGGTCGGCAGGGTTTAAACTGTGTCAGATAGGTGAATTTAGTTTTGTTATTGCTGCGCTTGCTACTACCCATGAAGTGCTTTCCAATCAACAGTCTTCACTCATCGTCAGTATGGGGGTCATTAGTATGGCGTTAACCCCTTGGTTAATGACGAACAGTTTAGCCCTTGCTAAGAAAATCGTAACGAAACCCCTGTCTCCTGACGCTACATCGCAATTTAGCCAGCAAACGAGGTTGCAACAACACGTGGTGATCTGTGGCTTTGGTCGGGTAGGGCAGTCGGTTGCGCGTATGCTAAAAATGGAAGGCATTCCTTTTGTTGCCATCGATATCGACCCTGTGCGGGTGCAAGAAAGCCGAAATGCGGGGGAACCTGTTATTTTTGGTGACGCCAGTCAAAAAGACATTTTAACAAACGCCTCAGTGACAAGCGCGAAATTGGTACTGGTGACCTTTGACGAAGCCATAAAAGCAAAACAAGTCATTAGTGCTACTCACCAGATTTCCGCAGACTGTGACGTGATGGTGAGAACCAAACGAGATTATCAGCTAGAGAGTCTTTACAACGCGGGGGCAAATCAAGTGGTGCCTGAGCTACAAGAGGGAAGCCTAATGTTGATTTCTCAAGTATTGCATTATGCAGGCGTGCCCATGTCTCGAATTTTGAAGCGGGTACGCGCCGAACGCAAAGGGCGCTACGATCATTTGCATGGCTTTTATCCAGGGGAGACCACAGAAATCTCCTACGGAACAGAGGATAAGTTAGAATTTATTCATGCGGTTGTCGTGGCTGAAGACGCAGCCTGCATAGGGAAACGTCTTAGTGAAATTGATTTTTCACGCATGCGGGTGAAAGTAAAAGGGCTTAGACGCAGTGGAACCGAGCTGATCGATCCTAGCGGAGAGGCTGAGTTACAGCCCCACGATGTCTTGGTGATAGCAGGCAAGCCCCGACGAGTAGAACGTGCAGAAAGAAAGTTGTTAGAAGACGTTTAACTTAAGCAACTTTGTCTTTTTTCAGCGCATCAAACTGTTTGTTGAG is from Alteromonas australica and encodes:
- a CDS encoding monovalent cation:proton antiporter family protein, which encodes MLIAVCSVAVFKRMQLPPILAYLFAGVLAGPQLLGLYSHPQEMHLLAEVGIVFLLFSLGLEFSLPKLLAMRSLVFGVGFGQMALTTGVFTLIPYLFGIPLSAAVIIGGALALSSTAIVIKQANEMGILNNRRTQLAISILLFQDLAVVPFLIAIPLLAQSGENSIALALGGALLKGIFVVALLMSIGKWVLPWVFREVAKTRTDELFVLTTILIALLAGGLTYYFGLSMALGAFLAGMMLGESQYKYQLEADIRPFRDILMGLFFITVGMQLDLTVLWDELFTIVFGVIGLMACKVVLVRICAAMVKSDSLDAWSAGFKLCQIGEFSFVIAALATTHEVLSNQQSSLIVSMGVISMALTPWLMTNSLALAKKIVTKPLSPDATSQFSQQTRLQQHVVICGFGRVGQSVARMLKMEGIPFVAIDIDPVRVQESRNAGEPVIFGDASQKDILTNASVTSAKLVLVTFDEAIKAKQVISATHQISADCDVMVRTKRDYQLESLYNAGANQVVPELQEGSLMLISQVLHYAGVPMSRILKRVRAERKGRYDHLHGFYPGETTEISYGTEDKLEFIHAVVVAEDAACIGKRLSEIDFSRMRVKVKGLRRSGTELIDPSGEAELQPHDVLVIAGKPRRVERAERKLLEDV
- a CDS encoding GGDEF domain-containing protein, whose amino-acid sequence is MDFSTTIYDSTQHDNFYPSASAGQGLSISELSNFVSQLLSTLEIDELSNLYFNQLSGLMPITGFSLSDFDSRWVFGNAPISAVLIELPLHTDTLTDSSSDEKHSAYYYMTRSLSLSQQNVLAQLHSIFNQQLAHALSFRRMRKMATKDMLTGLGNRSGFDEALTRQLGWAQRHEEAFALLIIDLDNFKQVNDNFGHREGDTVLVTVANQLLNVLRDEDEAFRFGGDEFCVVLDCQTQQQLACAASRIQLSINQSAYLSRMNVSCSLGGAVFREGDDLASIFDRADTALYKVKHSGKNSYQAA